In Scophthalmus maximus strain ysfricsl-2021 chromosome 5, ASM2237912v1, whole genome shotgun sequence, the sequence AAAGCCAAACTGGATATGATTCCTCCTCCGGCGGTTACATGCACTCCAACCCCAACTCCCCCGTGTACGTGCCCAGCTCCCGGGTGGGCCCCATGATACCCAGCCTGTCGTACCTGCAGGCCAGCGGCTCCGCGCAGCCCAGCCACGCCGTGTCCAGCCACTCGGTGTGGTCGCAGTCCGCCCCGGAGAGCCCCTCCTACAGCACCGGGAGCCCGCACACCTCCAGCCGGTTTCACTATCCTCCAAGTCCGCCCATGAATAACGGAACACCGAGAGACGCCGGTTACAGCAACACGCTGAATATGAGCAACAGGGACCAGTACGGCCTCTCTCGGTCCCTCGGTGGGACCTACCCGAGTCCATACTCCCCCTACGTCGCACCGCAGCTCTCCCAGCTGCCCTCGCCCTGGACCGGGGGGCCGTTCGACAACACGATGCTCCACACCTTGCAGAGCAGAGGCGCGCCCCTGATCCGAGGACCAAACGGAGgtaagacagaaagaagaagaagaagaagaagaaaaaaaaaagcttaggTCCGAGTGATGGAATAGTTTTCATTCGCACTGTCTGGgatagaaacatgtttttttagaaCACGATCCCCCGGTGGAGGccaaaagtttaaaatgtataaaatataacCATGTTTGACAAAGTAGCCTGCcgcaaaaatattgatttgattaaaCAACAGCGCTGGGTTTGGCCTGAGGGAGCACGTCCGTGTCTAAAATCAGCAGACCTAAGATAAAAGGCCAAAATATGATCATGAAATAtaagaagaggaaacaaatcCCAGGTATATTCAAGCTGCATTTACACAACAGGCGGAGTATATTTAAATCGTGTCACaaatcttaatttaaaaaaatccgCAGCAGTTATTTTGTCTAGGTTCCTTGTGGCTCTAGGAAGTCGGTGGATCTGCTTCAATTTGTTTCACTTGACATGTCTACAACGAACCaaatgtttcagaaaaacaacagccgAATTGACACATTATAATTGATTCTTGTTTGTAGTTTCAGATATTCTCGACGACATGGGCGAGAGCAGGGAGTGCGTCAACTGCGGCTCCATCTCCACGCCGCTGTGGAGGCGCGACGGCACGGGCCACTTTCTCTGCAACGCCTGCGGCCTGTACAGCAAGATGAACGGGCTGAGCAGGCCATTAATTAAACCACAGAAACGGACGGTGAGtttatagggggggggggggggggcactttaCCGCTCCACTTCCTGCCCAACTGTCTCAGACAATGGGCTGGAGGTTATCGCCAATGATATTCATACAGTGGGTTCATATCTACTGCTTCAGCTTCGGGCAATACATCAAACCTTTAAGTTCAAGAAATTGGATTTTTAATCCGTTAAATATGAACCCCCCCATTTTGTCTGTGATTCATGGTGTGAAATATACGAAGGGATCTTGTTTGTCGAATGAATCACACAACATGATAATAAACTGCAATAGCATCATCCACAATTATATTAATTCACTAGTCGACGATCATAGGGATTAGAGTGTAGAGTTTCTGAAAATGTGGTTTCAAAGGAAGCGAGGGCGCTGATTTAATTggatttaaacacaaacactcactcacacacacacacacacacacacacacacacacacagagggcatTAGTTAACGTAATTAATCAGGCACTTCATCAAGCACTCAGCCCATTCAGTGCCTCTGTTCTTGGATGATTTAATCTAAACAGGAGACACAgtgggcactttttttttttttttcttcctggtgCCTTTACGCAGCAATTACGCACAGTTTCTTACCGgtgaaatcaaaatgtcacTCCTTGAAAAAGCCACATCCTGTAAAATGCGTAAAAGCCAGTTTTAAATGGAGATCATGACAGGACCCGTGTTGTTGTTAGGAAGCAGGGTGTGAACGGTCGAGTTGTAATCCAATTAGTGGAGTGCTGCCTTCACttttaaacttcttctttttttttaaactcatgaCAGACTCCCAATTAATTTGGGCCTGACAAActtgtgaatatatataaatatatataattgtggGGGTTTGAAAAGTAATCTCATGTGACGTCTAAcgtttattttatgtttctgtcGCCAGTCGACGTCCAGAAGAATCGGCCTGTCCTGCGCGAACTGTCAAACCAGCACGACGACGCTGTGGCGCAGGAACGCCGAGGGGGAGCCGGTGTGCAACGCGTGCGGGCTCTACACCAAACTACACGGGGTGGGTCGAGGTTTTGAGTTCACATTTTCCCTCATGTTTGATTGAAAAGTTAATAGTGAGTGCATCACAAATCAAAATTGCTAAATGTGATCCAATGTGCAGGTACCTCGGCCGCTCGCCATGAAGAAAGAGGGAATTCAGACGAGAAAGAGAAAACCGAAGACACTGAATAAAACGAAGGGATCCTCCGGTGAGCTATTGAGGATTCTTGTTGCtctgcacaacaaaacaatatgaTCATCACGttgctttgaaaaataaaataaataaatctcaacCTCATACTTTCTGCTTTATAGGAAATAACAACTCTATCTCTATGACTCCTACGTCCACCTCTTCATCCAACTCCGAAGACTGTTCAAAAACCAGCTCTCCCTCTGGACAGGTGTCAGGGGTAAGActcttattcattcattcatttatttacatcCAAATTTCCTTTtgcttcatttgaattaaacAATCCACATTAAGTATGATGGACTATGGATGAATATTGAACATATGGGATCTGacaaaagagaataaaataaaacctgaaataaaatgtatggcTATTAAtaatttgaaggaaaaaataggcaaacttttttttccccatgatgCATCCTCAGGGCTAAATATTGTGCAAATGTCATCTGATAAAAATTGGTCACATGCAGGCTGGCTGATGACTGCTGCTAACAAATGTGTCAGCATAATATTACAGTTCAATGAGCTTCACATTTCTCAGGATCTGgtgctttcttttttatctttttttcttttttgtcctgttGTCTTATACAAGTGGCACCTCAATTCCCCAACCAAAAACTAATCACACTCCAAATAGCAGCAAGTGCATAAATCATACAAGGAAATGCTGCTTTTtctgtcataataataataataataataataataataataataataataataataatgcaatgtGTTTTGATTCGCTCCGTTGCTGCAGGTCAGTTCCTCCGTGCTGTCCAGCTCAGGGGAGGGAACAGTTTCGGGCTCAGCCATGAAGTACCCGGCACAGGACGGCCTGTACACCAGCGTGGGCCTGACCCAGCCATCAGACGTGGCTTCAGTGCGCGGTGAACCCTGGTGCATGGCTTTGGCTTGAACATCTAAATCTTTTCTTTGGGAGGACAGCAATCCCTGGCCCCTTCTGCCTGGATGCTATTTTGTGGAAGTattcggggggtggggggcattGTTTGTTTCCTTCAGAGTCGGACGGTGGGGGGAAAGACGCGTGAGGCCACTTTATGCTGCGGGCTTGGACGGAGATTGGAGTATCTGGGATTTGTTTTCCAGATAGGTGTGGGGGCTCTTGTTgccatacaaaaagaaaaagaagaagaacacaggGAAGCGCCCGGCTATAGATGATCAACCAGGTGGCCTGCTGTGGATGGATCCGCTTCTGGACCTGCCGTGCGCTCGACATCTCACCCGTCCATGGCACAGAACCAGATCTGGGTTCTCGAAAGAAAACAAGCCATCGTGTACATAACGGATTTCctctctgaagaaaaaaaaaaagctgttgatTGGGATACCAGCGCTTCGTAAAGCGCCGTGTACtctttaagtacatttttagattttcctTCTCTTGCCACAACTGGAATCATGCCACAAGTGCCAAGACAACttttatgaatcaaaaaaaaaaaaagagaaaatatttataaatcTTCCAATGTTGAAAACATGGCTATGattgttaataaaaaatatcattataGAGTAGAAGCTAAACCTTTCTGATGtcttcttttccattttattttttttcttgataagTGGTTGCTAGTAGAACAGTAGTGTTGAATCTGCACATGTGTTTCCACTGAAAGCTCTTACTGTATTTGACTGAAACTCGTTTGGTTTAAACAGGGTATAAATGACTATGTCATCCggtgtgtttgtttaattcaTTGCAAATGTCAACTCCTGCAGAAGtaatttttttgatactgaaacATGTGCTGGCTGTTGGCTGTATAGCATGAAGGTACTTTCTTTCCAAGCAGAGCTTCAATACCTGTGTTTCGTCTGCAGCGGTCGTATGCTGGTTGGAACAAAGCACACCCAGAGTAGCTGTGAGCCGGCTGACATTTTATGTTACAAGACATAAACTGCAAAAGGAGACTTTTCGGGGGCTGCGCAAACAATAATTCATTATAAACCGTGTGACTTTCACAATGCAAGTGTTGcatcgtattttttttttaatatatatatatatataccaaaatTAGAGCAATGTGGAGGGGTGAGGTCACCTCTGAACAAATTCATGTTGCTTGGATGACTTTGACTAACCCCTGTAAGGACTAAAAGGAATGTAAAAACGGCCCAGTGGTAGTTTAACATGGTGCAAATGTggacaatgagaaaaaaaataaataaagaagcaaAATGGATTATAgtacaatttattattttcttcaaaaatgccccccccccacacacaccccccatgtaattaaaaacaatggaaTTCACATCATAATGGGTGGAATGCATAGCCACAATTTAAGAGGTGTGTTTGATTCTTCACACTTTATGTCATGTCACGTCCGCGGGGAGATTCAAATCTGAAAGTCAGAAACTTGGCACAAAGACGGTTATTTGTTATTCTCATTTTCAGTGTAACTCTTTTTCCAAACCTGCTTTGTTCAAAAAGGGGCCTGTCATTCACTCTgatggactttatttatttttttgaaatatcttgTTTATTCtcgcatctttttttttttctttttctttttatgttgttgttgttgtttttttctggaacattatgagaaattatttttatttaaattcagtcCAATAAATTGTGCCGGTGATGCAAACAAATTTTAAAAGCTATCCTTTGTGTTAAAGAAAGTCTGACAGTGTGGGAAGAACAATATGCTTACATAATGCTAATATTACTCAGGTATACTTCTGTGTGAGGCAAACGCAGCTATGCTTTAACATCCCGTGTCTCTCAGGCTGAGGAAACAACGATTTGCCTCTGACTGTTCAATGCTAggagagtaaaaaagaaaaaaataaatcaagataATTTCCTGGAAACGctgcaatgaaaaaagaaaactcattcATTAATCTTCAGAAAGACACATATCCAgcctaaatgttttttttaaaagatgacatCGTGAATCAAACATTTCCAGCTTCTTCTTGCTGGTTTGCCTCCACACTCTGCTAATGTTTCATTAAAGCAAACCtttattcttcctctccttcttcttttttcttctcctacctaagtgtttttcttttccagcagcCCCCGAGGGCTCAAAGCACAGTCCACTTCCCCGCGTCCTCTTGAACCAGCGGCTCAAAGTACCTGTCACAATGTTTACTGTACTTAAGCGAATATGGCCCGCGAGTAGTACCACATGAAGATGGTCAAGATTTATGTATAGTCTCAGCGTTATCTGTCTGCTCTCTGACATATTGATTCAGCCGAGTTTATTGAGTGTGGAGGAATGTGCCACAGCGCACAAAAAAAGCCACATCCACAGTTCTGACAtgaactctgtttttttttttttttgcggcttGTCGCttttcccttcacacacacttacaccacacactttttatttttcattttcagtgttaGTGTGAGACTGCGAATGGCCCAATGGGGATGTTTGGCGTGCGTTCATTTGTGCACTGAGGGCCGCCAGGCGTTAAGTGCTCGACCTTCCGGCCAGATGAATTACACTACCTACCTTTGAGATATGCAAAGGAAAACTGGTGCCAAACTAAAAAGCAGGGGTAAATATTTATGGGCGTCCCTAATCTATGACGTGGTCCTACCTTGGCACAGTCTGACTGGTCTCCATGGTGCTGCGGgggaggacacacaaacacggcaGTGCAGAAACCCTCCCCGCGCCCTTGTCCGGGTGGATGTGCACGGAGCATCAACCACCACATGCACACGCAGTACTGCGGACCAACAGGGCCTCGGTTGAGAGGGACGGGGACGGACGCGAGTGGCGTTTGTCACAGAGATGCGGCTTTGGAACAGAAACGgcctttatttttgttttgtttttctgttccaaAGTTTGGGGAAAACAGACAGGACGGCCGGGACAGACGCAGACCGGGACAGACGCAGGGCGCAAAGACGCAGTGCGCAAAGACGCAGAGACGCAGGGCGCAGAGACGCAGGGCGCAGGGATGGTGATGGCTGCGCAGGGTCGAAAGTCCTCCCAGAGCAAACAGCACAGGCCaaccctgcagcagcagcagcagcagcagcagcagactacAGGCCCCGGGGCTGTGTGGCCATGGGGCCAGCGGCGCACTGTGGCCCAGTGGCTCCCTCAGGAGATGCCTGTTGATCTTTCCATGTTGCCCTTTTCAAAGGACAGCGCCGCTGGCCCTGCCTCCGGAAGAGATGCGATCTCTGACTCGGCCCTTCTGGGTTTCctcgacagacagacacggggGCACATTCTGGGagggaag encodes:
- the gata6 gene encoding transcription factor GATA-6, which encodes MDLGEHSWSMVKREVSSSPGSPAEQTYLSGDSRRDGPSSEELRTPPSELDALGHRRSDGRSLHSYLHFGHHNNTLTAAEDIPLFTDLDQGSKLVLSSGAHKASLLVDSADMYQTLAIAAAQSQTGYDSSSGGYMHSNPNSPVYVPSSRVGPMIPSLSYLQASGSAQPSHAVSSHSVWSQSAPESPSYSTGSPHTSSRFHYPPSPPMNNGTPRDAGYSNTLNMSNRDQYGLSRSLGGTYPSPYSPYVAPQLSQLPSPWTGGPFDNTMLHTLQSRGAPLIRGPNGVSDILDDMGESRECVNCGSISTPLWRRDGTGHFLCNACGLYSKMNGLSRPLIKPQKRTSTSRRIGLSCANCQTSTTTLWRRNAEGEPVCNACGLYTKLHGVPRPLAMKKEGIQTRKRKPKTLNKTKGSSGNNNSISMTPTSTSSSNSEDCSKTSSPSGQVSGVSSSVLSSSGEGTVSGSAMKYPAQDGLYTSVGLTQPSDVASVRGEPWCMALA